One genomic segment of Novisyntrophococcus fermenticellae includes these proteins:
- the trpE gene encoding anthranilate synthase component I: MFKPTIEESKRIAEAGQYKVIPVSTEIYADMTTPIEVMKVLKTVSQHCFMLESAGDAKTWGRYTFLGFDPKMEITALNGGVRIKSDTEESFETDNPNRCIQETLDRHKSVKFDWLPPFTGGLVGYFSYDYAKYSEPSLRLDACDEERFNDVDLMLFDKVIAFDHYRQKIVLIVNISTENIEATYADGISELENLKNLIKNKTQEQTFPAHIKSEFKALFTKGEFCRMVEEAKGFIKEGDIFQVVLSNRFEADFEGSIFDTYRVLRTINPSPYMLYFSGSDVEIAGASPETLVKLQDGKLFTFPLAGTRPRGATDEEDIALEKELLADEKELSEHNMLVDLGRNDLGKISKFGTVEVEKYMSVLQFSHVMHIGSTVRGEICEDKTGLDAINAVLPAGTLSGAPKIRAMQIINELEQNKRGIYGGAIGYLDFTGNMDTCIAIRIAYKKAGKVFVRSGAGIVADSNPQSEYQECLNKAKAMFAALKQSEGGLD; this comes from the coding sequence ATGTTCAAACCAACCATTGAAGAATCGAAACGTATTGCCGAAGCAGGACAGTATAAAGTTATACCTGTCAGTACCGAAATTTATGCGGATATGACTACACCGATTGAAGTGATGAAAGTATTAAAAACCGTCAGTCAGCACTGCTTTATGCTTGAAAGTGCGGGGGACGCTAAAACCTGGGGAAGATACACCTTTCTTGGATTTGACCCCAAGATGGAAATCACAGCTTTAAACGGCGGGGTGCGTATTAAATCAGACACAGAGGAATCGTTTGAAACCGACAATCCTAACCGGTGCATACAGGAGACTTTAGACCGGCACAAGAGTGTAAAATTTGATTGGCTGCCACCCTTTACCGGAGGGCTTGTGGGCTATTTTTCCTATGATTATGCCAAATATTCGGAACCCTCACTCAGACTTGATGCGTGTGATGAGGAACGCTTTAATGATGTTGATTTGATGCTTTTCGATAAAGTCATAGCATTTGATCATTACCGGCAAAAAATTGTTTTGATTGTTAATATAAGCACTGAAAATATAGAGGCCACATATGCAGACGGAATATCTGAGCTTGAAAACTTAAAAAACCTTATTAAAAATAAAACTCAAGAACAGACGTTTCCCGCACACATCAAATCCGAGTTTAAGGCTCTGTTTACAAAAGGTGAATTTTGCCGGATGGTTGAAGAAGCAAAAGGTTTTATTAAAGAGGGTGACATTTTCCAAGTTGTATTGTCAAATCGTTTTGAAGCGGATTTTGAGGGCAGCATTTTTGATACTTACCGCGTCCTGCGAACAATAAATCCGTCGCCGTATATGCTTTATTTTAGCGGCAGCGATGTCGAAATCGCGGGAGCTTCGCCTGAAACGCTGGTGAAATTACAAGACGGCAAGCTGTTTACCTTTCCGCTTGCCGGCACCCGTCCGCGTGGAGCGACCGATGAAGAGGATATTGCGCTGGAAAAAGAATTGCTTGCGGACGAAAAGGAATTGTCAGAACACAATATGCTGGTTGATTTGGGACGTAATGATTTGGGCAAGATCAGTAAATTCGGTACAGTCGAAGTTGAGAAATACATGTCGGTTCTGCAGTTTTCCCATGTTATGCACATTGGCTCGACTGTCCGCGGAGAGATATGTGAGGACAAAACCGGCTTGGATGCCATCAACGCTGTGTTGCCTGCCGGAACATTGTCCGGCGCACCCAAGATACGTGCTATGCAAATCATAAATGAGCTGGAACAAAACAAACGCGGAATTTACGGCGGTGCTATCGGTTATCTTGATTTTACAGGTAATATGGACACCTGCATTGCCATCAGGATCGCTTATAAAAAAGCAGGCAAGGTGTTCGTTCGTTCCGGCGCGGGTATCGTTGCCGACAGTAATCCGCAATCAGAATATCAGGAGTGCTTAAACAAAGCAAAAGCAATGTTTGCCGCGTTGAAGCAATCCGAAGGAGGGCTTGACTGA
- a CDS encoding anthranilate synthase component II, which translates to MVLLIDNYDSFSYNLYQLIGSVDSDIRIVRNDEVSIDEIRKIAPDRIVISPGPGKPSNAGICIDAVRQLYTDIPILGICLGHQAIYEAFGGTVSYAAKLMHGKSSEVVVDTSNSLFKGMETTIIAARYHSLAGVKDTLSEELKIIAWTKDNEIMAVCHKKYPIYGLQFHPESILTPKGEIIIRNFIRGNI; encoded by the coding sequence ATGGTACTCTTGATTGATAATTACGACAGTTTCTCATACAATTTATATCAGCTTATCGGGTCGGTGGATTCCGACATTAGAATCGTACGGAACGATGAGGTGAGTATTGATGAAATACGGAAAATTGCTCCTGATCGTATTGTGATCTCCCCCGGTCCCGGCAAACCGTCAAATGCGGGAATATGTATTGATGCCGTAAGGCAATTATATACCGATATACCGATTTTAGGAATTTGTCTTGGACATCAGGCGATATATGAAGCCTTTGGCGGTACAGTGTCGTATGCTGCAAAACTTATGCACGGGAAGTCGTCGGAGGTAGTGGTTGATACAAGCAATTCTTTGTTTAAAGGGATGGAGACAACTATAATAGCAGCGCGTTACCATTCATTAGCAGGCGTAAAAGACACCTTGTCCGAAGAGCTTAAAATCATTGCTTGGACTAAAGACAATGAAATAATGGCGGTGTGCCACAAAAAATATCCGATATACGGCTTGCAATTCCATCCTGAATCCATACTTACTCCCAAAGGGGAAATTATTATCAGAAATTTTATAAGAGGTAACATTTGA